From Desulfurispira natronophila:
AAGATGATTATGGAGAAGTATCACATACCTACTGCGAGTCACCGGACCTTTCGCGACGCTGCCGAGGCGAGGAGATATGTCGAAAGCAAGGGGGCCCCTATTGTTGTTAAGGCCAGCGGGCTTGCAGCAGGTAAGGGGGTAACCGTTGCCTTCAGTGTTGACGAGGCACTTGAGGCGATAACTAGCATCATGGAAGACAAGGTTTTCGGTAACAGTGGAGATGAGGTAGTGATTGAGGACTACCTGGCAGGTGAAGAAGCGAGTTTTCTCGCTTTCTGCGATGGAAAGACCGCTGTTCCTATGGTGGCCTCGCAAGATCATAAGCAGGTGAATGAGGGGGATACTGGCCCTAACACTGGTGGAATGGGGGCGTACTCACCTGCTCCGATACTTACTGCTGAGCTTCAACAGCGAGCCCTGGATGAGATTATGCAGCCAATGGTAGACGCCATGGCCCAGGAAGGGCGTCCCTTTGTGGGAATTCTTTACGGTGGCCTCATGATAGACGGCAGTGATATCAAGGTGCTGGAATTTAATGTCCGTTTTGGTGATCCCGAGGCGCAGCCCGTACTCATGCGCTTGCAGACAGACCTGGTGGATATTATGGAGGCTTGCATAGATGGCAAGCTGCAGCAGCAGGCTATTCAGTGGAGCGACGATGCTGCCGTATGTGTCGTTATGGCCAGTGGTGGTTACCCCGGCAGTTATCAAAAAGGACACCATATTGAGGGTTTGCAGCTTGCTGGTGCAGTGGAGAACGTTGTGGTGTTCCATGCTGGAACAACTTGGCAGGATGGCAATGTCGTTAATGCCGGCGGCCGGGTATTAGGTGTTACCGCACGCCACAGTAGCTTGCAGAGGGCTATAGAAAATGCCTATTGTGCAGTTGATTGTATCTATTGGCAGGATGCTTACGTGCGTCGGGATATTGGAGCCAAGGGCGTAGCCCGTATGGAGCGCCAGGCAGAGTAGGTGAAAGCCCTCTTT
This genomic window contains:
- the purD gene encoding phosphoribosylamine--glycine ligase, producing MNILVIGGGGREHALVWKIAQSPRTTHIYCAPGNPGIGQLAQCVDIAVDDIERLADFAADKNVDLTVVGPELPLTEGIVDAFRERGMRIFGPSRAAAELEGSKSYCKMIMEKYHIPTASHRTFRDAAEARRYVESKGAPIVVKASGLAAGKGVTVAFSVDEALEAITSIMEDKVFGNSGDEVVIEDYLAGEEASFLAFCDGKTAVPMVASQDHKQVNEGDTGPNTGGMGAYSPAPILTAELQQRALDEIMQPMVDAMAQEGRPFVGILYGGLMIDGSDIKVLEFNVRFGDPEAQPVLMRLQTDLVDIMEACIDGKLQQQAIQWSDDAAVCVVMASGGYPGSYQKGHHIEGLQLAGAVENVVVFHAGTTWQDGNVVNAGGRVLGVTARHSSLQRAIENAYCAVDCIYWQDAYVRRDIGAKGVARMERQAE